A window from Roseburia sp. 499 encodes these proteins:
- a CDS encoding GNAT family N-acetyltransferase, translating to MNHTVSFENIANRFFRSPSSVILMSALEQGICEIWCDDNTNPKNIVAFTESSAYVDGSIVQEDIINSIYDWMKKHRKERYQIIFQNGIVKDSINQAFAKSKMGTEYTYEKTKRNLMDIDMEALDTIKLESFINEFPAEYQLLEIDEKLYEKVLNDKYLAQFVHGFSNAEDFINNGLGYFVLFNEEIVGGISSCARYEDNVEVQIAIHPAHRGKHLARSIGAKFVLECQKIKLYPWWDCANPTSEHIANILGYFLKQENCTYKMQIRTDRAL from the coding sequence ATGAATCATACAGTTTCTTTTGAAAATATAGCAAATCGTTTTTTTAGGTCACCTTCAAGTGTAATCCTAATGTCAGCTTTGGAACAAGGCATATGTGAAATATGGTGTGATGATAATACTAATCCAAAGAATATTGTAGCGTTTACCGAATCATCTGCTTATGTAGATGGTTCTATTGTTCAAGAAGATATAATAAATAGTATTTATGATTGGATGAAAAAGCACAGAAAGGAAAGATATCAAATAATATTTCAAAATGGTATTGTAAAAGATTCAATTAATCAAGCCTTTGCTAAATCTAAAATGGGAACTGAATATACCTATGAGAAAACTAAAAGAAATCTTATGGATATTGACATGGAGGCGCTTGATACTATAAAGCTAGAATCATTTATAAATGAATTTCCAGCAGAATATCAATTATTAGAGATAGATGAAAAATTATATGAAAAGGTACTTAATGATAAATATCTTGCCCAATTTGTACATGGATTTAGTAATGCAGAAGATTTTATTAATAATGGTTTAGGATATTTTGTGTTGTTTAATGAGGAAATAGTTGGAGGAATATCAAGTTGTGCAAGATATGAGGATAATGTAGAAGTACAGATTGCCATTCATCCAGCTCATAGGGGAAAACATTTAGCTCGCTCTATCGGAGCAAAGTTTGTGTTGGAATGTCAAAAAATAAAGTTATATCCTTGGTGGGATTGTGCAAATCCTACTTCTGAGCATATAGCTAACATATTAGGCTATTTTTTGAAACAAGAAAATTGTACTTACAAAATGCAAATTAGAACTGACCGAGCTCTTTAG
- a CDS encoding NUDIX hydrolase, with the protein MRQLFEIDLRDYEDSDRVISRPSARGIIFKDDNKIALVYSKNEKYYKFPGGGIHKDEDKKEALIREVREEVGLIVIPESICEFGSVMRRQKSNISPYTIFEQENFYFTCKTKNQIVEQNLDNYEAEAGFILRFVDLDEAISVNLAYKSEDYFNEIMINRETKVLQMIKDALCD; encoded by the coding sequence ATGAGACAATTATTTGAAATAGATTTACGAGATTATGAAGATAGCGATAGAGTAATTAGTAGACCATCTGCAAGAGGAATTATTTTCAAGGATGATAATAAGATAGCCCTTGTTTATAGTAAAAACGAAAAATATTATAAATTTCCAGGTGGAGGAATTCATAAGGATGAAGATAAAAAAGAAGCCCTTATCAGAGAAGTTAGGGAAGAGGTAGGACTAATCGTTATTCCTGAATCTATATGTGAATTTGGAAGTGTAATGCGTCGTCAGAAAAGTAATATATCACCATATACTATCTTTGAGCAGGAGAATTTTTACTTCACATGTAAAACAAAAAATCAGATTGTAGAACAAAATTTAGATAATTATGAAGCGGAGGCAGGATTTATTCTTAGATTTGTAGATTTGGATGAGGCAATTAGCGTTAATTTGGCATATAAAAGTGAAGATTATTTTAATGAGATAATGATAAATAGAGAAACAAAAGTGTTGCAGATGATTAAAGATGCACTATGTGATTAA
- a CDS encoding VOC family protein, whose amino-acid sequence MRYGSIYLVVKDFDKSLDFYEKILDMKVSATNGKRFAMFNNEGVNICLMNGYYDEQYPEQKEVKGPLFPEYDNMSVIANSTNSRKVFINLGVEDLDKEYQRIYDLGIGINLTPIRYLNVFSPYWYFTFMDPDGNPIEITGGHKE is encoded by the coding sequence ATGAGATATGGATCAATATATTTGGTAGTAAAAGATTTTGATAAATCATTAGATTTCTATGAAAAGATTTTAGATATGAAAGTAAGCGCTACAAATGGAAAAAGATTTGCAATGTTCAATAATGAGGGGGTAAATATTTGTCTAATGAACGGATATTATGATGAACAATATCCGGAGCAGAAAGAAGTGAAAGGACCTTTATTTCCAGAATACGATAATATGAGCGTTATTGCTAATTCTACTAATTCAAGGAAAGTATTTATTAATTTAGGGGTAGAAGATTTAGATAAGGAGTATCAGCGTATTTACGATTTGGGAATCGGAATTAATTTAACACCGATAAGATATTTAAATGTTTTTTCACCTTATTGGTATTTTACATTTATGGATCCTGATGGTAATCCTATTGAAATTACAGGAGGACATAAAGAGTAA
- a CDS encoding CatA-like O-acetyltransferase: MANSYQIIDEKILERAMHCMVFRNSVEPAFCVTFEADITNFKRMVKEHGLSFTLAMVYAVCKCANKIEAFRYRFVDGQVVLYDRIDTAFTYLNKETNLFKVVNVPMIDDLKEYCELASKTADEQKEYFTGPLGNDVFQCSPMPWVTYTHISHTNSGKKDNATPLFDWGKYYEKDGKVMIPISVQAHHSFVDGLHIGQFVEQLQKFLNEC, encoded by the coding sequence ATGGCTAATTCGTATCAGATAATAGATGAAAAAATATTGGAAAGGGCAATGCACTGCATGGTTTTTAGAAACAGTGTTGAACCTGCTTTTTGTGTAACATTCGAAGCAGATATTACAAATTTTAAGCGTATGGTCAAGGAACATGGATTATCGTTTACATTGGCTATGGTATATGCAGTTTGCAAGTGTGCAAACAAAATAGAAGCCTTTCGTTATCGTTTTGTAGACGGACAAGTGGTTCTTTATGATAGAATAGATACCGCCTTTACTTATTTGAATAAGGAAACCAATTTATTTAAGGTAGTAAATGTTCCAATGATAGATGATTTGAAGGAATATTGTGAATTGGCATCAAAAACAGCAGATGAACAGAAAGAATATTTTACAGGACCATTAGGAAATGATGTTTTCCAATGTTCGCCTATGCCTTGGGTTACATACACTCATATATCACATACAAACTCTGGAAAAAAAGATAATGCAACACCTCTTTTTGATTGGGGAAAATACTATGAAAAAGATGGAAAAGTTATGATTCCAATTTCTGTACAGGCACATCATTCTTTTGTGGATGGATTGCATATAGGACAGTTTGTAGAACAATTACAAAAATTTCTGAACGAGTGCTAA
- the prfA gene encoding peptide chain release factor 1 has translation MFDKLDDILLRYEEIMNQLSEPDVANDTNRFRKLMKEQSDLAPIVEAYKEYKQAKQNIEDSLAMLEEESDEEMRELAKEELNESKEKVEELENKLKILLLPKDPNDDKNVIVEIRAGAGGDEAALFAAEIYRMYVHYAEGRNWKVETMECEEIGIGGMKNVTFMITGQGAYSVMKYESGVHRVQRVPETESGGRIHTSTITVAVMPEAEEVDIQIDEKDIRIDVMRASGNGGQCVNTTDSAVRLTHYPTGIVIYSQTEKSQLQNKDKAFALLRAKLYDIECQKAKDAEAEARRSQIGTGDRSEKIRTYNFPQGRVTDHRINLTLYKLDKIMNGDIQEILDALIAADQTAKLAKMNE, from the coding sequence ATGTTTGATAAGTTAGATGATATACTTCTTCGTTATGAGGAAATTATGAATCAGTTAAGTGAACCGGATGTGGCAAATGATACCAATCGGTTTCGTAAATTGATGAAAGAACAGAGTGATTTAGCTCCGATTGTGGAGGCTTATAAGGAATATAAACAGGCAAAGCAGAACATCGAGGATTCTCTTGCAATGTTGGAAGAGGAAAGCGATGAAGAGATGCGTGAGCTTGCTAAGGAAGAATTGAATGAGTCTAAGGAAAAGGTAGAAGAGCTGGAGAATAAGTTAAAGATTTTATTACTTCCAAAGGACCCTAACGATGATAAGAACGTTATTGTGGAAATTCGTGCAGGTGCCGGTGGAGACGAAGCGGCATTGTTTGCAGCAGAAATCTACCGTATGTATGTACATTATGCGGAAGGTCGTAACTGGAAAGTAGAGACCATGGAATGCGAAGAAATCGGTATCGGTGGTATGAAAAATGTTACTTTCATGATTACCGGACAGGGAGCATATTCCGTAATGAAATATGAATCCGGTGTACATCGTGTACAGCGTGTACCGGAAACAGAATCCGGTGGACGTATCCATACATCAACCATTACTGTTGCTGTAATGCCAGAGGCAGAAGAAGTAGACATTCAGATTGATGAAAAGGATATTCGTATCGACGTTATGCGTGCATCCGGAAACGGTGGACAGTGTGTCAACACCACAGACTCCGCAGTTCGTTTGACCCATTATCCGACCGGAATTGTTATTTATAGTCAGACTGAGAAGTCACAGCTTCAGAATAAGGATAAGGCGTTTGCATTGCTTCGTGCAAAGTTGTATGACATAGAGTGCCAGAAGGCAAAGGATGCAGAAGCAGAGGCAAGAAGAAGTCAGATTGGTACCGGAGACCGTTCTGAGAAGATTAGAACCTATAACTTCCCACAGGGACGTGTGACAGACCACAGAATCAATCTTACACTGTATAAGCTGGATAAGATTATGAACGGAGATATTCAGGAGATTCTGGATGCTTTGATTGCGGCAGACCAAACTGCGAAACTGGCAAAGATGAACGAATAG
- the prmC gene encoding peptide chain release factor N(5)-glutamine methyltransferase, with amino-acid sequence MTLEEALNKGKEILKAAEIADYELDAWYLMEYVCKMEKSQYYLKSKEEIEPEKWQEYEVLLKKRAEHIPLQYITGSQEFMGLEFKVNSQVLIPRQDTETLVEEALKVLEPGMSVLDMCTGSGCIVVSLMKHKEGLTGMASDISKQAILVAKENAKQNQVEVEFVSSDLFKSITGNFDMIISNPPYIPTDVIAGLMPEVKNFEPMEALDGKEDGLYFYREIASEAGKFLNSNGYLYFEIGHDQGGRVAAIMEENGYRNVRVVKDLAGNDRVVLGNLPAVQ; translated from the coding sequence ATGACATTAGAAGAAGCATTAAATAAAGGAAAAGAAATTCTTAAGGCGGCGGAAATTGCAGATTATGAACTGGATGCATGGTATCTTATGGAGTATGTCTGCAAGATGGAGAAGAGCCAGTATTATCTTAAGAGTAAGGAAGAAATAGAACCGGAAAAGTGGCAGGAATATGAAGTTCTCTTGAAGAAGAGAGCAGAGCATATTCCATTACAGTATATTACCGGAAGTCAGGAGTTTATGGGACTGGAGTTCAAAGTAAATTCCCAAGTGCTGATTCCGAGACAGGACACAGAAACGTTGGTTGAAGAGGCACTTAAGGTATTAGAGCCTGGCATGAGTGTATTAGATATGTGTACCGGTTCCGGTTGCATTGTTGTCAGTCTGATGAAGCACAAAGAAGGGCTGACTGGAATGGCAAGTGATATTTCGAAACAGGCGATTTTGGTAGCGAAGGAAAATGCAAAGCAGAATCAGGTAGAAGTAGAGTTTGTCAGCAGTGATTTGTTTAAGAGTATTACAGGAAACTTTGATATGATAATATCCAATCCACCGTATATTCCGACGGATGTGATTGCAGGCTTGATGCCGGAGGTAAAGAACTTTGAACCGATGGAGGCGTTAGACGGAAAGGAAGACGGACTTTATTTTTATCGGGAAATTGCCAGTGAGGCAGGAAAGTTCTTAAATTCTAACGGATATTTGTATTTTGAAATCGGTCATGACCAGGGTGGCAGAGTGGCTGCTATCATGGAGGAAAATGGCTATCGGAATGTAAGAGTGGTAAAGGATCTTGCGGGAAATGACCGTGTGGTATTAGGAAATTTGCCTGCGGTACAGTAA
- a CDS encoding DUF1385 domain-containing protein, translating into MAYSGIGGQAVMEGVMMKNQDHYAVAVRKTNHEIVVEKKEYKGICPNKTIKKIPFVRGVINFIDSLVLGMSTLTFSASFFEEEEEQKVKSEKKEKAEMGITIAISVLIAVAVFMMIPFYASLFFQRFIKSETVIILIESVLRIAIFIGYVLLISRMEDIHRVFMYHGAEHKCINCIEHGLELNVENVKKSSKEHKRCGTSFLFFVLIITIILTLFIRVDSRILRMVLRLAIIPVVAGISYEILRLAGRSENIIINLLSKPGLWMQRLTTAEPDEEMIEVGIASVEAVFDWKEYIKTLKEDER; encoded by the coding sequence ATGGCGTATTCCGGAATTGGCGGACAGGCTGTTATGGAAGGGGTCATGATGAAAAATCAGGATCACTATGCAGTGGCTGTGCGAAAAACGAACCATGAGATAGTGGTTGAGAAAAAAGAATATAAGGGAATTTGTCCGAATAAAACCATAAAGAAAATACCGTTTGTTCGTGGAGTGATTAACTTTATTGATTCACTGGTGCTTGGAATGTCAACTTTAACTTTTTCTGCATCTTTTTTTGAGGAAGAAGAGGAGCAGAAAGTGAAATCAGAGAAGAAGGAAAAGGCGGAGATGGGGATTACCATTGCAATTTCTGTATTGATAGCAGTGGCTGTTTTCATGATGATTCCTTTTTATGCGTCTTTGTTTTTTCAGCGATTTATAAAGTCGGAAACTGTAATTATTTTAATTGAAAGTGTGTTGCGAATAGCAATTTTTATAGGCTATGTTCTATTGATATCCAGAATGGAGGATATTCATCGTGTATTTATGTATCACGGAGCAGAGCATAAATGCATTAATTGTATTGAGCATGGATTGGAATTGAATGTAGAAAATGTAAAAAAGAGTTCCAAGGAGCATAAGCGTTGTGGGACTAGTTTTCTATTTTTTGTATTAATTATTACTATTATACTTACCTTATTTATCAGAGTGGACTCCAGAATACTTAGAATGGTATTACGGCTTGCTATTATTCCGGTAGTTGCAGGAATTTCTTATGAGATACTGAGACTTGCAGGAAGAAGTGAGAATATTATTATTAATCTCTTGAGTAAGCCGGGGCTTTGGATGCAAAGATTAACTACAGCAGAACCGGATGAAGAAATGATAGAGGTAGGAATTGCTTCGGTCGAGGCTGTATTTGACTGGAAGGAATATATTAAGACCCTTAAGGAAGATGAGAGATAG
- the rpmE gene encoding 50S ribosomal protein L31 has translation MREGIHPDYYQATVTCNCGNTFVTGSTKEDIHVEICSKCHPFYTGQQKAAQARGRIDKFNKKYGMNNQ, from the coding sequence ATGAGAGAAGGAATCCATCCAGATTATTATCAGGCAACTGTAACATGCAACTGTGGAAATACTTTTGTTACAGGTTCAACAAAAGAGGATATCCACGTTGAAATCTGTTCCAAATGCCATCCGTTCTACACTGGACAGCAGAAGGCTGCTCAGGCTCGTGGACGTATTGATAAGTTTAACAAGAAGTATGGCATGAACAATCAGTAA